AGGAGCAGCATTGGTTTGAATCAGCAAATGTCTGCAACccttacaataaatgaaaatatgattatttcTATTACTGACATTTTTAGGAGAAAAGGGGCTTTCTTCCTTGACTTAGTATTTTAATATAGTACACTTAATACACTTTTTGGGTGACATTCATTGTCCCTGCTGTCAGTGAGAGAAACCACTCTGAATGTAATTGCATTGTTAATACCGTAGACAAACAATTATCAGACATACCTGATTACAAGACACTGGCTGAGgtgaataaaaggaaaaagaagtcctaggctttttttttctgtcctttactCTCATGCAGGCACCAAATGTATGTGATATTTGGCTGCTAACTTCAATTCTTCTGGATGTTTTCAAATGCCAGTTTTTGGCACAGGTGAAGCTGATGTGAGGCAGTGCAGCTGTTGGTTTTTGTCACTGTTAGTTCCTTGATGTCGGATTGGTGTGTCACGGCACTTTAAGCATAGACGGTTGTGGGTTTAAAACCTGCAGGCCGGATGCTGCCTTAATGTGCAGGAATggctgtttgtctctgtgtcccgTGATAGACTGGTAACTTGTCTAAATGCACCCTGCTTCCTGGCTAATCTCAGTTGGGATCCAGCCCCCTCTGAACCTTGCAGATAAGCTAAGGGATAGACATCAAAGACTGAGCAAGACAGGTTTTAATGATTAGTTTGACTACACAGTTCaagtttaaagtaaaatcaaatgttaaGGCTGCAACATTTGACATGATATGAGAATGATTTAGTGCAATAGTTTGAAACTAGTTAATCTGAatgattaattgttttaaattatgttcactGAGAACCTTGTTATAGCAGAATAATTTGTACTCAGCTGCTCTGCGGAATAATATGTGGATGATTGAATTATCAGTTAGGTTGCTGTACAGATCATTAGCACTGCAGGCAGGAcgttgtgtgtattttataattatttgtattattgtacAGCCTTATGCCATTATTAATCATCAGGATAtcgtttaaaaaaagttgttccTATAAGTTTTGTGTTGACCTGTTGCTTCAATCCCATACTGTGATTACATGTTGCCACGTTCAAATAAACTGTGAATTAAGGGCATCGCATGTCAGACTTTTAGTAGATGTACAGATTTAATTGTTATCATATAATGCAGAAcactgttaaataaacattttaagatgTACATTACATAGTCATAAAAGCCATTTATTAGATAATagattttttaataaactattgTTTTCAATCTTTCGTGTATTAATCTCATTATCATAATATGGAAAATTTTGAATTAAAACGCgcattattttctttgtaacTCCTATGATCTGAACCCTTTTAgcatgttaataaaatatagaCTTTAAGAGGATACGACGGGGTTAAAGTAAATGTCTCAATCTCTAAACAGGGAGAGCGGCTCTCTCCAGTAAATTTCCCCTCAAACGCATTTATCCCTCTTCACCTTGTATTTCTCAAGACCATCTTCCTCCCACCCTGAACTCCCGCCCCATCACTACGTAGAAACCCGCAACAAGTGGCCAACCAATGAGAGGCACCTCGTTAATGTGTGAAAGGGGGggaagaaacacagaaagacaaatgctCAAAGAGGAGAGAGTAGATGACCACCGTGCGACCCACAAGGGTTGTTTTTCCGCCCATGCGTTATTTGTTTCCACTCCCGCGTGCACACGGACTGCTGAGTGATCCAGCGCAGTCCGCCAAGGGACTCCGAGGACTTGTCCGGcgtcgcttttttttttttttttttttggtggagaTCCGCTAGGAGAGAGATCGCAACAGGGAGTCGCTGAGCTGGAGGCAGTTTGCTGCGTGAACTCAGAGTCTCCCGCGATGGAATGAGGCGCTGTGGAAACTCTCCTGAACTTGTGGAGAACTTTTCTTTCGGCGTCTCCTGTACTCGTGTGAGCTTCTGTGTGAGTTTGCAGCTCAGCCATGTACGGGTAACGGGGGGGCTCGCTCAAGAATCAACCGGAGCAGCGCTGACGGGTTTATGGAGCTCACAGTCCTCTGAACGTACCACATCAGGGCCTGTCACCAGCTGCCTCGGCACAAGCAACAGTCTCCAATGAGAACGTCGTCCGTGGAGAAGTAGCGTAGACGTTTCCCATATGACACTGCTGTGAGTTTTACCCGTCCTTGCAGCCGGAACGATGGCGAGCCCTGGCGCTTTGGCACAGAGCGTCAGTAGAACAGTTTGGCCTCTCGGTTGTGTGCTTTTGCTTTTTGGGTACCTCTCCGTGGCCTCGCCGTCCCACGGTCGGCGGCTGATTTGCTGGCAAGCCATCATGAACTGCCAAGCCGAGCCCGAGTGCAATTACGCGTACGATCACTACTCGCGCGCCTGTGGCCCCGTGCTGAGCGGGGAGAGGAAGAAGTGTCCCAGCCACTGCATCGCCTCGCTTGTTCAGCTCAATCAGACCAAGAACGGACCGGCTCTGGAAGACTGCAACTGCGCACACGATGCGATGTGCACGAGCACCAAACGGGCCATCGAACCGTGTCTGCCCAGGACTACCAGCACGGGCTGCACAGAAGCACGGCGCCAGTGCGAGAGGGACCAGCAGTGCAGCTCGACAATGCACGACTATTTGAACCACTGTGGGAAACTTTTCAGCGGGGCGATCTGCACTAACGCCTGCAGAAATGTGATCGCGAATATGCGTAAGATCCCCAAGGGTCAGCAGCTGGACACTTGCATGTGTGACGGGACGGAGAGGGCCATCTGCGAGTTCGTCAAGAACAGCATGAAAATGCTGTGCTTCGACTCGCCAGCGAGGGATCCGGGCAGCGGCGACGACGACCGAGATCCAGACTACGAGGTTGATTCCTCTGAAACGGACTATCCAGAAGAGCTGGAGAGCGGAGCCCCTCTCCCTGCGACTCACTGTGGTTTGACCCTGCTGGCATCCATTTTGGTTCTATTGGCCCTCGTTTAATCTCTGGGTTCGTAATCTGCCCCCACTATTGTCCGGATAAAAGGCAACGTAAACTTTTGTCACTCATTGACACGCTACTATTGTGAAAGGTCTCGGGCTAAAGGAAAGGGTGCTTTGGCACAAGCCTTGTTTGATTAAGGGTTTTAGACGCTGAAGAATATCAAATCAGGATATTTTCTATGCAAATGAGGCCAGAAGTGTCTAAGCTCCAGCTCCAGGTCTTATCAAACCACCCCACTTCACGGCTTTCCAGAGGCTCTGTTTGTGTGATAAGATCAACAGGATTGCCCCTTTTCTCCCAGTCACAGACTCTGGTGGTAAACTTGTCATGATAGAGACACAGTTGGTTTGTTTTGGTAACGTTTAATCTGTACATGCTGTGCACTGCCAATCTTTCTTTGAAGATATGAACTATTTTTATATGACACACTGTTGCCACTTGGCACCAGGCTACGTGATTGACAAGTATTTAATGCTGGAATGGACAACCTTGTAAATAGATTAGGAGTTAAAGTGAAACGGTAATTTATTACATGCCACACCTAGTTACATCCAAATGTTCATCATGTGAATAAAAGACTGAGAATTCCAGCTTTAAAGGGAAATTAGTTTGTATTTCTTCAGATATAATGTACattgtatatatgtttatagCCTATATAGATATTTTCAGAGAATCCTCTATGGTTTAGGCTAGGAAATGATTTATTCACTGTGTATAGCCCAGAGAAAGAACTGTCTAAATCTACTGTACCATTGCCTTAATGATATACTTTTATAAAAGGCTTTAATGAAAATTGAAGATATCATTCTTGACTGAGTTATTTATTGAATTTGCCACATTACTTCCTTGATAGAGTTGTGCCTTAATTCAGATATGaaagtattttacttttttcccagTTTAAAACTACCATAACACAATTTGTTGTTCAGGTAATaatgtttatttctaaatattacGCTGTTTGCCTGTCCAAATGTCAGATCGGTTATCACTTGGCAGGACACATGCACTTCAGTTATAGATCCCAAAactgtgtaaataaatgatGCATGTGTGACATGATGGTCATCTACAGaatgtcttttaaaaatcaatttaaactgTGCCTGGTCAGCTATACATGAAATGGGCCACTTTAGGATGAAAGCAACTGGTTTGGATCCATATTAGACTGACTTCCTCAGTTTGCTTTTGCAGCACTGATAAGTTCATATATCCCTGTTGCCTTAGAGATACAACTGAGACAATATTGCCATATTGGAATGTGTGAGAAATGTAGGTATTTTCATCAGCCGTTGGTTTGTAACATTATCAACACATCAACTTTTACTCTTCTGTTTCTCTGACTACAGTGTGACTGACTCCAGTGGCTCATTTTAAGTACACGGCAACTTCCAGTGTTGATAGACCAAAGACCTGCTATGTCTTGATTTAGCTGGCAGTTGTCAGAAGCAACTGTCAATATAAATCAACAAAACCCTCCCCTCCTCCATGTCCCCACCCCCTCCGCTCTGTCTTTTCCtgttaaaaacaatgcattgtttattttttaatcatatgCTTTACACAAGTAATGAGTGTGAGGCAGTAGATGGGAAAATGTTTCTCATTTAAGAACACTGAATCATTTGTGTTGCTCGAGTGTTTACACACACTAGTGATGTATTCTCTGACAGAACTAGACACATTGGCTTTCATTTAGTTGTTGGTCCTTGCATTTATTTAGGGACCTGACATTTGttgtgtga
This window of the Channa argus isolate prfri chromosome 11, Channa argus male v1.0, whole genome shotgun sequence genome carries:
- the gas1a gene encoding growth arrest-specific protein 1a: MASPGALAQSVSRTVWPLGCVLLLFGYLSVASPSHGRRLICWQAIMNCQAEPECNYAYDHYSRACGPVLSGERKKCPSHCIASLVQLNQTKNGPALEDCNCAHDAMCTSTKRAIEPCLPRTTSTGCTEARRQCERDQQCSSTMHDYLNHCGKLFSGAICTNACRNVIANMRKIPKGQQLDTCMCDGTERAICEFVKNSMKMLCFDSPARDPGSGDDDRDPDYEVDSSETDYPEELESGAPLPATHCGLTLLASILVLLALV